TCTCTTTTCTTCACTGTAAtacctaaaagaaaaaaatctttaatagtaataacaataacagttttattcatacattctctcatttatgatctgaagtacctgcagcagatctttgatggatggcaagcacagctttgacagatgatgttgagttatgaaagacaggtagaaaactgcaagcatgtaaaatcctgtgatgtatccaatttctgggtacatcaagtagacaaatagataaccagtattcctagatatgtctgtgaggttttttttttcccaactaaattccattccattaagttgaaatgtgtattgacattgaatgaaaatatctgttcagagaaagcaaataattatctttataattttgactgtctaaagtgattttcatttatcatttatttatcatacttttctatcttaaaatgaaaacttttccacattttggaactttttttttgtctccttcagtcatttttattccgattgaaagtttttttctgttcaataatagttttttcttaaaaatttactgtctgatatgaattattatatttttcagacctagaatgaaaaagtggattgaaagtgtacacagtttaaggcagtacggagttacctcccggaataaaacaacgtaagccaatcagacaacagttaactgaaaatgtgtgatacttcttttacggccgcgttggtgatatataaagagtcgctgttagacggaaagtattatttaactaatcaccacaaatagttaaacatgtcaggcagaggaaaaggaggtaaaggtctaggaaaaggaggcgccaagcgtcacaggaaggtgttgcgtgataacatccaaggtatcaccaagccagccatccgtcgtttagcaagaagaggtggagtAAAACGTATATCTGGACTCATCTATGAGGAAACCCGCGGTGTCCTTAAAGTTttcttggaaaatgtcatccgtgatgctgtcacatacacagagcacgccaagaggaagactgtcactgccatggatgttgtctacgctttgaaacgtcaaggacgtaccttgtacggattcggaggttaaacagccacccGGCTAATAtcaacaacggcccttttcagggccaccaacatttttcaaaaagaatcttagatttgttgtacatcgttttaagctaaatcttgaaatcaaagcttgctcccacttctattcttttctgtaatgttcatgaatttttcaaccgttttcttgttttccctgatcctgatccgcaactattttctctctctctcgttatccccccccccccctttttttttaatatctggctttctttttaattaacttccttactcttactcttgtatttatttgagaatttatatttctgaagGTTTATGAATACGTTCAAAGATCAACAAGTCCGTGCATTTGCCTACATGAagagagaaaatttcaaaacaaatgcacggacttttacacacaaaatctgtagattctgttatattcaattataaaGTTTTTGCGTGGTTTAAGATTAGGTAATGTTCTTGTTTCCGTGTAAAATAATtctcgcaatattttttttctcccgaaaagcaaaagaaatcgtaaatttatcaactctattaattggaatgaaagcactgttttgttcttcatgatttatgtatttacgctttgcagttttgacaaattaaatactacagaatgagtgaaatacacgtatatttgttatacagatagaaagaagagaaaagtaaccatatactattgaaatagtttgaaagtagttatagctgggggttgggatttatagctttgtttagaagtttgacatgatgtacaacaaatgtaaattctttttgaaaaatgttggtggccctgaaaagggccgtttgtgaagttataaacttcagactgtttacttgctgctggtgtatttggtgacggctttggtaccttcactgacagcgtgcttggccaattctccgggtaagagaagacggacagcggtctggatctcccgggatgtgatggtagatcttttGTTGTAGTGTGCCAATCGGGAAGCCTCTGCTGCGATTCTCTCGAATATATCGTTGACGAAGCTGTTCATGATGGACATTGCCTTTGAGGACACTCCGGTGTCGGGGTGAacttgtctcaagactttgtagatgtagatagcataggattcacgtctcttcctcctccttttcttgtcaccgccgggtctggcagtctttgccttggtgacggccttcttggctcctttagttcctactttgggtggcatgttactggtttgataatcaaataagtaatggtgaaaaattattttcaatttgtttatatactgggcaaaacggattgaaagattttCTTGAACGCGAACCTCGGAGAGAGCACCCATAACATGTTGAATGTTCGGTAGCCTAACTGCCCGCAGAGAGCTTCGTTCTGATTggtgtataataaaaacatcgttcaatccgtttagtgggtatataagctaaattttaaagaaaaattgtatcactttactcagtgtcgatcaaccaaatagaacaaaatgtcaggacgaggaaaaggaggaaaagcaaaagcaaaggcaaagtctaggtcatcccgtgccggacttcagttcccagt
This DNA window, taken from Mytilus edulis unplaced genomic scaffold, xbMytEdul2.2 SCAFFOLD_1419, whole genome shotgun sequence, encodes the following:
- the LOC139505205 gene encoding histone H4; this encodes MSGRGKGGKGLGKGGAKRHRKVLRDNIQGITKPAIRRLARRGGVKRISGLIYEETRGVLKVFLENVIRDAVTYTEHAKRKTVTAMDVVYALKRQGRTLYGFGG
- the LOC139505204 gene encoding histone H2B, whose protein sequence is MPPKVGTKGAKKAVTKAKTARPGGDKKRRRKRRESYAIYIYKVLRQVHPDTGVSSKAMSIMNSFVNDIFERIAAEASRLAHYNKRSTITSREIQTAVRLLLPGELAKHAVSEGTKAVTKYTSSK